Proteins encoded within one genomic window of Rossellomorea vietnamensis:
- the lexA gene encoding transcriptional repressor LexA: protein MTKLSKRQQDILQYIKVAVREKGYPPSVREIGEAVGLASSSTVHGHLARLESKGLIRRDPTKPRAIEILDLEEDTIPRQRVVNVPLIGKVTAGQPITAVENVEEFFPLPERMAPSDEQVFMLEIMGDSMIEAGILDGDFVIVRQQQTANNGDIVVAMTDEDEATVKRFFKEKDYVRLQPENSTMEPIILRNVSILGKVVGVYRQVH from the coding sequence ATGACAAAATTGTCGAAGAGACAGCAGGACATACTACAATATATTAAAGTTGCAGTCAGAGAAAAAGGGTATCCCCCTTCCGTACGTGAAATCGGGGAAGCCGTCGGTCTTGCTTCCAGTTCCACTGTACATGGACATTTAGCGAGGCTTGAAAGTAAAGGTCTGATCCGTCGTGATCCGACTAAGCCGAGAGCGATTGAAATTCTGGACCTTGAAGAAGATACGATTCCGCGACAACGTGTAGTAAACGTTCCTTTAATCGGTAAAGTCACAGCAGGTCAACCGATTACGGCTGTTGAAAATGTGGAGGAATTTTTCCCATTGCCCGAGCGGATGGCCCCTTCGGATGAGCAGGTCTTCATGCTTGAAATCATGGGAGACAGTATGATCGAAGCCGGCATATTGGATGGGGATTTTGTCATTGTTCGCCAGCAGCAGACAGCGAACAACGGAGATATCGTCGTTGCCATGACCGATGAAGATGAAGCAACGGTAAAGCGCTTCTTCAAAGAAAAGGATTATGTACGTCTGCAGCCAGAGAACTCAACAATGGAACCAATCATTTTGCGAAACGTCTCCATATTGGGTAAAGTGGTAGGGGTGTATCGTCAAGTTCATTGA
- a CDS encoding trimeric intracellular cation channel family protein: MTWEVLSIIGTIAFAISGAIIAMEEEYDILGVYILGIVTAFGGGAIRNLLIGVPVSALWEQGMLFQIALLSITAVFLFPNNLLKHWRKWGNFFDAIGLSAFAIQGALYASEMNHPISAIIVAAVLTGSGGGMIRDLLAGRKPLVLRSEIYAVWAVLCGAAIGLGIVNSALELYSLFVITTALRVLSYLYKWRLPNRSLRAHV; this comes from the coding sequence ATGACGTGGGAAGTACTGAGTATCATCGGTACCATTGCTTTTGCTATTTCAGGAGCTATCATTGCCATGGAAGAGGAATATGATATCCTCGGTGTTTATATATTAGGAATTGTCACTGCGTTCGGGGGAGGCGCCATCCGGAATTTACTGATCGGTGTACCCGTTTCTGCTTTATGGGAGCAGGGAATGTTGTTTCAGATTGCCCTTCTCTCCATTACAGCGGTCTTTCTGTTCCCCAATAATCTTTTGAAACATTGGAGGAAGTGGGGGAATTTCTTTGACGCCATTGGTCTATCGGCTTTTGCGATTCAGGGGGCGTTATATGCTTCTGAAATGAACCACCCCATCAGTGCGATCATCGTGGCTGCCGTTTTAACCGGTAGTGGTGGTGGAATGATCCGTGACCTTCTGGCTGGCCGGAAACCTTTAGTCCTCAGATCGGAAATTTATGCGGTATGGGCAGTTTTGTGTGGAGCGGCGATCGGACTTGGTATAGTCAATTCAGCATTAGAACTATATTCCCTTTTCGTCATTACGACCGCTTTACGGGTACTCTCCTACCTATATAAATGGAGGTTGCCAAATAGAAGTTTACGGGCTCATGTTTAA
- the sirA gene encoding sporulation inhibitor of replication protein SirA has translation MRNYQIYWIEELFVQHYYGRERMFYQLFSDWEASTGDLHDIVSKQVDYITKPIPYLPTQRLLQHEITKVEGAAWINSVATIEREESGATLVLNEKSMSLNAWGHDESEYIFFEILRRNMGQLLAMDIKNERFGWLKPIKQRKFIY, from the coding sequence GTGCGAAATTATCAAATCTATTGGATTGAAGAGTTGTTTGTTCAACATTACTATGGTCGTGAAAGAATGTTCTATCAATTGTTTTCTGATTGGGAAGCGAGTACAGGTGATCTTCACGATATCGTCTCGAAACAAGTAGATTACATTACCAAACCGATTCCATACCTTCCTACCCAAAGACTCCTTCAGCATGAAATCACGAAGGTTGAAGGGGCAGCCTGGATAAACTCCGTTGCGACAATCGAAAGAGAAGAATCAGGGGCGACACTCGTCTTGAATGAAAAGTCGATGTCTTTGAATGCCTGGGGGCACGATGAATCTGAATATATCTTTTTTGAAATTTTACGGAGGAATATGGGCCAGCTACTGGCAATGGATATCAAAAATGAACGTTTTGGCTGGTTAAAACCGATAAAACAAAGAAAGTTTATATATTAA
- a CDS encoding MerR family transcriptional regulator, giving the protein MSGSEIRRTMALFPISIVMQLTDLTARQIRYYEEHQLINPARTEGNRRLFSLNDIDKLLEVKDLLDQGINMAGIKKIFSVSGHNESKVVSDVSNEKEEKARQDLSDDELRKLLRNELIHSGRFNRSSLRQGDMSRFFH; this is encoded by the coding sequence ATGAGCGGAAGTGAAATTCGTCGAACGATGGCATTATTTCCAATCAGTATTGTCATGCAGCTCACGGACTTAACGGCTCGTCAGATTCGATACTACGAAGAGCATCAACTGATAAACCCGGCAAGGACCGAGGGGAATCGCCGGCTCTTTTCCTTGAATGACATTGATAAGTTATTAGAAGTGAAGGATCTGTTAGATCAAGGTATCAACATGGCAGGGATTAAGAAGATCTTTTCTGTATCCGGTCATAATGAAAGCAAAGTCGTATCTGACGTAAGTAATGAAAAGGAAGAAAAAGCAAGACAGGATCTATCTGACGACGAGCTGCGTAAATTACTTCGCAATGAATTGATCCATTCCGGTCGATTCAATCGATCATCTCTGCGTCAAGGAGATATGTCCCGCTTCTTTCATTAA
- a CDS encoding DUF896 domain-containing protein, with amino-acid sequence MLSKSKMNRINELAKKSKSSGLTEQEAKEQTKLRKEYLETFRQSMKGTIENTRIFDPEGNEVTPKKIQDIQTKKKMH; translated from the coding sequence ATGCTTTCAAAATCAAAAATGAATAGAATCAATGAACTTGCCAAAAAGTCCAAAAGTAGCGGACTTACTGAACAGGAAGCGAAAGAACAGACCAAACTTAGAAAAGAATATCTAGAAACGTTCCGTCAATCCATGAAGGGAACAATTGAAAATACAAGAATCTTTGATCCTGAAGGAAATGAAGTAACACCTAAAAAAATCCAAGATATACAGACTAAGAAAAAAATGCATTAA
- a CDS encoding YneB family resolvase-like protein — protein MKAVIYCRVSTKKNTQETSLERQEEELVKLANEHHYEVSSVIRDQASGFELDRPGVLELLDLVRDKSIEAVLIQDETRIGRGNAKIALIHCLLKEEVKIISQTHSGELHLSESDSMVINIVSMVEEYQRKLHNLKIKRGMKRAVENGFQPHKNLKNKGNVEGRERIEVPVEEIVRLRKNELTFAEIAATLRGFGYDVSKATVHRRFKEYMSSRDHA, from the coding sequence ATGAAAGCAGTCATATACTGCAGGGTAAGTACCAAGAAAAACACACAGGAAACATCATTGGAGCGGCAGGAAGAAGAACTCGTTAAATTGGCAAACGAACATCATTATGAAGTAAGTTCGGTCATCAGGGATCAGGCGAGTGGCTTTGAATTGGACCGTCCAGGTGTTTTGGAACTTTTGGACCTGGTCAGGGATAAATCAATCGAGGCAGTGCTTATTCAGGACGAAACAAGGATCGGCAGGGGAAATGCCAAGATCGCCCTTATCCACTGTCTGTTAAAAGAAGAAGTGAAAATCATCAGTCAGACTCATAGTGGTGAATTACACTTATCCGAATCCGATTCTATGGTCATCAACATAGTCAGCATGGTTGAGGAATATCAACGTAAGCTTCATAACCTTAAAATTAAGCGGGGCATGAAGCGGGCTGTTGAAAATGGCTTTCAGCCTCATAAAAATTTAAAAAATAAAGGGAATGTAGAAGGAAGGGAACGCATTGAAGTGCCGGTCGAGGAAATCGTGCGATTAAGGAAAAATGAACTAACCTTCGCGGAGATTGCAGCTACTCTCAGGGGATTCGGATACGATGTATCCAAAGCTACCGTACATAGACGCTTCAAGGAATATATGTCGTCCCGTGATCATGCATAA
- a CDS encoding YneF family protein, with translation MGTTGLLILVGVLALLAGVALGFFIARKYMMSYLKKNPPINEQMLRMMMMQMGQKPSQKKINQMMNAMNKNMK, from the coding sequence ATGGGAACGACTGGATTACTTATTCTAGTAGGCGTTCTGGCATTACTTGCCGGAGTTGCACTAGGATTTTTCATTGCTCGTAAATATATGATGAGCTACCTAAAGAAAAATCCACCAATTAACGAGCAAATGTTACGCATGATGATGATGCAAATGGGGCAAAAACCATCCCAGAAGAAAATCAATCAAATGATGAATGCAATGAATAAGAACATGAAGTAA
- a CDS encoding aminotransferase class I/II-fold pyridoxal phosphate-dependent enzyme, whose amino-acid sequence MFEQLVNGTALQSLVTKVEADIKDIHKKIDERSESNQFNVLRAFQKHRVSDSHFIPSTGYGYDDAGRDTLECIYADVFGGEAGLVRPQIISGTHAISIALFGILRPGDELVYITGKPYDTLEEIVGSRGKGTGSLKDFHIDYQSVDLDESGKVDFEKVARTISTKTKMVGIQRSKGYANRPSFTIEEIKEMIDFIKEIDPGIVVFVDNCYGEFVEVKEPCHVGADLMAGSLIKNPGGGLAKTGGYIVGKKEYVEACSFRMTSPGIGAEAGASLYSLQEMYQGFFLAPHVVAQSLKGAVFTSALLTALGMNTDPSPHSRRTDLIQSVQFDDREKMIAFCQAIQSASPINSHFTPYPNYMPGYEDDVIMAAGTFIQGASIELSADGPIRPPYIAYVQGGLTYSHVKIAVCSAVDNLIEKGLITI is encoded by the coding sequence ATGTTTGAACAATTAGTAAATGGAACGGCATTACAATCACTTGTAACGAAAGTGGAAGCAGATATCAAAGACATACATAAAAAAATCGATGAACGGTCTGAAAGCAACCAGTTCAACGTTTTAAGAGCATTTCAGAAGCACCGGGTAAGCGATTCTCACTTCATCCCGTCCACAGGCTATGGCTATGACGATGCTGGAAGGGATACCCTTGAATGCATATATGCAGATGTATTTGGAGGGGAAGCAGGGCTTGTGCGTCCACAGATCATTTCTGGTACCCATGCCATCTCCATCGCTTTGTTCGGTATACTCCGGCCGGGAGATGAATTAGTGTACATAACAGGGAAACCTTATGATACATTAGAAGAAATTGTAGGAAGCCGGGGAAAGGGTACTGGTTCACTCAAAGACTTTCATATCGACTATCAGAGCGTTGATTTAGATGAGTCAGGAAAAGTCGATTTCGAAAAGGTGGCACGGACCATTTCAACAAAGACAAAAATGGTTGGGATCCAGCGATCAAAAGGGTATGCCAACCGCCCATCCTTTACAATTGAAGAAATTAAGGAAATGATTGATTTCATTAAAGAAATTGATCCTGGAATTGTTGTGTTCGTAGATAACTGCTACGGGGAATTTGTCGAAGTGAAAGAACCCTGTCACGTCGGGGCGGATCTAATGGCGGGCTCCCTTATTAAAAATCCTGGTGGCGGCCTTGCGAAAACAGGTGGATATATCGTCGGGAAGAAAGAGTATGTAGAAGCCTGTTCCTTCCGTATGACCTCGCCGGGAATCGGGGCGGAGGCTGGGGCATCTCTCTACAGCCTTCAAGAAATGTATCAAGGATTCTTTTTGGCGCCTCATGTGGTTGCGCAATCATTAAAAGGAGCGGTTTTCACTTCTGCACTACTGACCGCGCTTGGCATGAACACAGACCCTTCACCTCATTCCAGGCGCACGGACTTAATACAATCGGTGCAATTTGATGACAGGGAAAAGATGATCGCTTTCTGTCAGGCAATCCAATCTGCCTCACCGATCAATTCGCATTTCACGCCTTATCCGAACTATATGCCGGGCTATGAGGATGATGTCATCATGGCCGCAGGAACGTTCATTCAGGGAGCGAGCATTGAATTATCGGCGGATGGACCTATAAGACCACCTTATATAGCTTATGTTCAAGGCGGGTTGACATACTCCCATGTAAAAATCGCCGTTTGCTCTGCGGTGGACAACTTAATTGAAAAAGGTTTAATCACCATTTAA
- the yneA gene encoding cell division suppressor protein YneA — protein MLTHIWNRFSYIIILFVLVLSASCYLLINMTNQPSYQSITVEEGDTLWTIAKQYNEEYSMTVEEFIAWVGEENELNSFAIKPGESLVLPIENPTISTQSDFELVMNEE, from the coding sequence ATGTTAACACATATTTGGAATCGATTCTCTTACATTATTATATTATTTGTTTTAGTCCTTTCAGCATCTTGCTATTTATTAATCAATATGACAAATCAACCTTCCTACCAAAGTATCACAGTAGAGGAGGGTGATACTCTCTGGACTATTGCCAAACAGTATAATGAAGAATATTCTATGACAGTGGAAGAATTTATCGCCTGGGTTGGGGAAGAGAACGAATTAAACTCTTTTGCCATCAAACCTGGTGAATCACTTGTGTTACCGATTGAAAATCCAACAATATCAACTCAATCAGATTTCGAACTGGTCATGAACGAAGAATAG
- the glnA gene encoding type I glutamate--ammonia ligase, with protein sequence MAKYTKEDVARLANEEGVKFIRLQFTDILGTIKNVEIPLSQLEKALDNKMMFDGSSIEGFVRIEESDMYLFPDLDTWLVFPWTAEKGKVARLICDIYNPDGTPFEGDPRNNLKRILGEMEELGFTDFNLGPEPEFFLFKLDVNGEPTLELNDNGGYFDLAPTDLGENCRRDIALELEEMGFEIEASHHEVAPGQHEIDFKYANALKACDDIQTFKLVVKTIARKHGLHATFMPKPLFGVNGSGMHCNMSLFKNGVNSFFDEKGDLQLSDTARQFLAGIIKHATAFTAITNPTVNSYKRLVPGYEAPCYVAWSARNRSPLIRIPASRGLSTRVEVRSVDPAANPYLAMAVLLAAGLDGIKNNLPAPKPIDRNIYVMDKKEREEAGIVDLPATLHAALETLKTNEVIVKSLGEHIFEHFVEAKEIEWDMFRTQVHPWEREQYIQMY encoded by the coding sequence ATGGCAAAGTATACTAAGGAAGATGTTGCAAGATTAGCGAATGAAGAAGGAGTTAAGTTCATTCGACTACAATTCACCGACATTTTAGGGACGATCAAGAACGTAGAAATCCCTCTAAGTCAGCTTGAAAAAGCTTTAGATAACAAAATGATGTTTGATGGTTCTTCCATTGAAGGATTTGTCCGTATCGAAGAATCAGATATGTATCTTTTCCCTGATTTAGACACATGGTTGGTTTTCCCTTGGACAGCTGAAAAAGGGAAGGTAGCCCGTCTGATCTGTGATATTTACAATCCTGATGGCACTCCGTTTGAGGGAGATCCCCGTAATAACCTAAAACGCATTTTAGGTGAAATGGAGGAACTTGGGTTCACTGACTTCAATCTTGGGCCAGAGCCGGAATTCTTCCTCTTTAAATTAGATGTAAATGGCGAACCAACGTTGGAATTAAATGATAACGGTGGCTATTTCGACCTCGCCCCTACCGATTTAGGGGAGAACTGCCGTCGTGATATCGCTTTAGAACTTGAAGAAATGGGCTTTGAAATCGAAGCATCTCACCATGAAGTAGCTCCTGGCCAACATGAGATCGACTTCAAATATGCAAATGCATTAAAAGCTTGTGATGATATTCAGACATTCAAACTGGTAGTTAAAACGATTGCCCGTAAACACGGTTTGCACGCTACATTCATGCCGAAACCATTATTCGGTGTTAATGGTTCAGGAATGCACTGTAATATGTCCCTGTTCAAAAATGGAGTGAACTCTTTCTTTGATGAAAAAGGTGACTTGCAACTAAGCGATACTGCGCGTCAATTCCTTGCTGGTATCATTAAGCACGCCACTGCTTTTACAGCGATTACCAACCCGACTGTAAATTCTTATAAGCGCTTAGTACCTGGATACGAAGCACCTTGCTATGTTGCCTGGTCTGCGCGTAATCGTAGCCCGTTAATCCGTATCCCGGCTTCCCGCGGCTTGAGCACACGCGTTGAAGTCCGCAGCGTCGACCCTGCAGCAAATCCTTACCTTGCTATGGCTGTATTACTTGCGGCTGGATTAGATGGAATCAAGAATAACCTACCGGCTCCTAAGCCGATTGACCGCAACATCTATGTCATGGACAAAAAAGAGCGTGAGGAAGCAGGTATCGTGGATCTTCCTGCAACTTTACATGCGGCTCTTGAAACATTAAAAACGAATGAAGTCATCGTTAAGTCCCTTGGCGAACACATATTCGAACACTTTGTGGAAGCGAAGGAAATCGAGTGGGATATGTTCCGTACACAAGTACACCCTTGGGAACGTGAACAATACATTCAAATGTATTAA
- the tkt gene encoding transketolase → MFDNTDQLAINTIRTLSIDAIEKAGSGHPGMPMGAAPMAYALWTRFMNHNPKNPEWFNRDRFVLSAGHGSMLLYSLLHLSGYDVSMEDLKNFRQWGSKTPGHPEYKHTPGVEATTGPLGQGIAMAVGMALAERHLATTYNKDQYNMVDHFTYSICGDGDLMEGVSSEAASLAAHLKLGRLVVLYDSNDISLDGDLDKSFSESVKGRFESYGWQYIRVEDGNDLDEISKAIEEGQGDTSRPTMIEVKTVIGYGAPNKSGKSAVHGAPLGEDEMKLTKEAYKWTFDQDFHVPDEVYSRFEEKIQQAGSEKEQDWANQFIKYKEEHPELATQLEAAIKGELPQGWDKDIPVYEEGKALASRASSGEVLNAIAKNLPSFIGGSADLAGSNKTMIKDEKDFMPESYEGRNIWFGVREFGMGGAMNGMALHGGLHVFGGTFFVFSDYLRPAIRLAALMGLPVTYVFTHDSIAVGEDGPTHEPVEQLASLRAMPNLSVIRPGDGNEVAAAWRLSLESKDQPTMLVLSRQDLPTLKGTADKAYNGVNKGAYVVSASGKEQPDALLIATGSEVHLAVEAQNALEKDGISVSVVSMPSWDRFEKQSKEYKESILPKSVKKRLAIEMGSPMGWDRYVGDEGDILAINGYGASAPGAKVMEEYGFTSENVVSRIKALLQ, encoded by the coding sequence ATGTTTGATAACACAGATCAATTAGCAATTAATACAATTCGTACATTATCAATCGATGCGATTGAAAAAGCAGGTTCCGGGCACCCGGGAATGCCTATGGGGGCAGCTCCAATGGCGTATGCACTTTGGACAAGATTCATGAATCATAACCCTAAAAATCCAGAATGGTTCAACCGCGACCGTTTTGTTTTATCTGCGGGACACGGTTCTATGCTGTTATACAGCCTACTTCATCTTTCTGGGTACGATGTTTCAATGGAAGATCTTAAAAATTTCCGCCAATGGGGAAGTAAGACTCCAGGACATCCCGAGTACAAACACACTCCTGGTGTAGAAGCAACAACTGGTCCGCTTGGACAAGGGATTGCAATGGCAGTAGGTATGGCATTAGCTGAAAGACATTTGGCCACTACATATAACAAAGACCAATATAATATGGTCGATCACTTTACATACTCCATTTGTGGGGATGGGGACTTAATGGAAGGTGTTTCCTCTGAAGCTGCTTCATTGGCTGCACATCTAAAATTAGGACGCCTTGTTGTTCTTTATGATTCCAATGATATTTCACTTGACGGAGACTTGGATAAGTCCTTCTCTGAGAGTGTTAAGGGTCGATTTGAATCATACGGATGGCAGTATATCCGTGTTGAAGATGGAAATGATCTAGATGAAATATCCAAGGCAATCGAAGAAGGCCAAGGAGATACATCCCGCCCGACAATGATTGAAGTTAAGACAGTCATTGGTTACGGAGCCCCGAATAAATCAGGTAAATCTGCCGTTCATGGTGCACCTCTGGGTGAAGATGAAATGAAGCTTACCAAAGAAGCCTACAAGTGGACATTCGATCAGGATTTCCACGTGCCTGATGAGGTTTACAGCCGCTTTGAGGAAAAAATCCAACAAGCTGGCTCTGAGAAAGAACAAGATTGGGCAAACCAATTCATTAAATACAAAGAGGAACATCCTGAACTGGCCACTCAATTAGAAGCGGCGATCAAAGGCGAACTACCTCAAGGATGGGATAAAGACATCCCGGTATATGAGGAAGGAAAAGCATTGGCAAGCCGAGCTTCTTCAGGAGAAGTATTAAACGCCATCGCCAAAAATCTTCCTTCATTCATCGGTGGTTCCGCTGACCTTGCCGGTTCCAACAAAACGATGATCAAAGATGAGAAAGATTTCATGCCTGAATCCTATGAAGGCCGAAATATCTGGTTCGGAGTCCGTGAATTCGGTATGGGTGGTGCCATGAATGGTATGGCTCTACACGGAGGGCTTCATGTATTCGGTGGCACATTCTTCGTATTCAGTGACTATCTAAGACCTGCTATCCGTCTGGCGGCTCTAATGGGCTTACCTGTGACATATGTGTTCACACATGATAGTATCGCTGTGGGAGAAGACGGACCTACCCATGAACCTGTTGAACAGCTTGCCTCCCTTCGCGCAATGCCTAACCTGTCAGTCATTCGCCCTGGTGACGGTAATGAAGTGGCGGCAGCCTGGAGATTATCGTTAGAATCGAAAGATCAGCCTACGATGCTTGTTCTGTCCCGTCAGGACCTTCCGACGCTTAAAGGTACGGCTGATAAAGCCTATAACGGTGTAAATAAAGGAGCTTATGTGGTTTCTGCTTCAGGTAAAGAACAGCCTGATGCCCTGTTGATTGCAACTGGTTCTGAAGTACATCTTGCGGTAGAAGCGCAAAATGCCCTTGAAAAAGACGGTATCAGTGTTTCAGTTGTGAGCATGCCTTCTTGGGATCGTTTCGAAAAGCAATCAAAAGAATACAAAGAATCCATCCTGCCTAAGAGCGTGAAAAAACGCCTGGCTATCGAAATGGGATCTCCAATGGGCTGGGATCGCTACGTTGGCGATGAAGGTGACATCCTGGCGATCAATGGTTATGGTGCATCTGCCCCAGGAGCTAAAGTAATGGAAGAATATGGATTCACTTCTGAAAATGTAGTATCCAGAATCAAAGCTTTACTTCAATAA
- the hflX gene encoding GTPase HflX — MKNENLEKVILVGCQLDDDDLHFQYSLTELAELTATAQGQVAATLIQKRDRIHPSTYIGKGKVEELVLLEEQFEADIIIFNDELSPSQIRNLSKELNGRVIDRTQLILDIFAQRARSREGKLQVELAQLQYLLPRLIGQGASLSRLGGGIGTRGPGETKLESDRRHIHKRIDDIKKQLQTIVDHRERYRGRRKRNKAFQIALVGYTNAGKSTLFNRISLADSYEENQLFATLDPMTRKMPLPSGYSTLLTDTVGFIQDLPTTLVAAFRSTLEEVKEADLLLHIVDSSNPDYSQHEKTVQSLLKDLEMDGLQQLTVYNKRDEMDPEFVPDSESDTILISALNEEDRVELLIKIEEIVKNQMIPYHVFVPVKEGKLLSQLKSETILSKLEFQEASQEYEMTGFHLEDHPIAGSIKKFQK, encoded by the coding sequence TTGAAGAATGAAAATCTAGAAAAAGTCATTCTGGTGGGATGTCAACTGGACGATGATGACCTGCATTTTCAGTATAGTTTAACGGAACTTGCGGAGCTGACAGCAACAGCTCAAGGTCAAGTTGCTGCCACCCTTATTCAAAAGCGTGACAGGATCCATCCAAGTACGTATATCGGAAAGGGTAAAGTGGAGGAACTGGTTCTATTGGAAGAACAGTTTGAAGCGGACATCATCATCTTTAATGATGAACTATCCCCCAGTCAGATTCGGAACTTATCAAAAGAATTAAACGGCAGGGTGATTGACCGTACACAACTAATATTGGACATTTTTGCACAGCGTGCCCGCTCAAGAGAAGGGAAATTACAAGTAGAACTTGCCCAGCTTCAGTACTTGCTGCCGAGACTCATCGGTCAGGGGGCGTCCCTCTCGAGGCTTGGCGGCGGGATAGGCACCAGGGGACCAGGTGAAACGAAGCTCGAAAGTGATCGGCGTCACATCCATAAAAGGATTGACGATATTAAGAAGCAATTACAAACCATAGTTGATCATAGAGAAAGGTACCGCGGGAGAAGAAAGCGGAACAAAGCTTTCCAGATTGCACTCGTCGGATACACAAACGCTGGAAAATCCACGTTGTTCAATCGGATTTCACTGGCTGATTCCTATGAAGAAAATCAATTATTTGCTACCTTGGATCCGATGACGAGGAAAATGCCTTTGCCCAGTGGATATTCCACGTTACTGACAGATACCGTAGGGTTCATTCAAGATTTACCGACCACATTGGTTGCGGCATTTCGCTCTACCCTTGAAGAAGTAAAGGAGGCAGACCTCCTTCTTCATATTGTGGACAGTTCAAATCCCGACTACAGTCAGCACGAAAAGACAGTGCAATCCTTATTGAAAGATCTGGAAATGGATGGACTGCAGCAGCTCACGGTATACAACAAGCGGGATGAGATGGATCCCGAATTTGTTCCCGACAGCGAATCAGATACCATCCTCATAAGTGCCTTGAACGAAGAGGACAGAGTGGAGCTGCTGATTAAAATAGAAGAAATCGTAAAGAATCAAATGATACCTTATCATGTATTTGTCCCTGTGAAGGAAGGGAAGCTGCTATCCCAATTAAAGAGTGAAACCATCTTGAGTAAATTGGAATTCCAGGAAGCGAGTCAAGAATATGAAATGACCGGATTTCACCTTGAAGATCATCCGATCGCAGGAAGCATCAAGAAATTTCAAAAGTAG